From the genome of Anopheles funestus chromosome 2RL, idAnoFuneDA-416_04, whole genome shotgun sequence:
CATTCGGAAGAGAAACGATCGTTTACTTCACATATCCGCCCATGCCCGAAAGCAATAGCAGACACATTTTGCTCGACACCACGAAACGCACCCAGCTAGAAGCGCCTTTCAAATGGAGCTCCAGGTCCGCGACCAACAACCCACGTGACCGCCACCGTCGTCCACACCCACACAGGGTTGCAGGCTGCAAATCTTAACCGTGCCCACCGTATCGGTTCGCACCGGTTGTCTGCCGTCTTGGCTCACTTTCAATCAAACGTCGCGGTGTGCCCTTTTTGCTGGTTTGCTCCGAAGGAGAAGGTCTTTTTCTTACTTGCTTGCGGTTATGTCGCACATTGATAAGTACCCCCGGGGCCACCCTCCTTTCTGGCCGTGTCAACGTTGCTTACTTTTCGCTCGAAACCGTCTAAAACTAGACTGAAATTAAAGTTCAACTGTGCGGAATCGGCAATGACTGTCGggagacgaagaagaagagaaaaaatgcaacaaaaaaccacaccaccaAACAGGGAAAGGGTTTTTCTTAAtggatgaagcaaaaaagccGCGCAATCGAGGTAGAGGATTAGATTCAGGTCAATCGAACGCGCCATGATTGAACCTATCCGGGTGAAAAGATACACATAAAGAACGTACCGTTCACGGTGAAAGGAGTCGGTTGGTTTCGgttccaaaaaaagggggagaagCGAAAAATCCGAATcgagagaaaatattgaaacgcTTGCGATTAAGCGATCGTTCATAGTCGAGTttcttcctgttcgttccAGATATACATTTTCCAACACTGCCACTTTACCAAGGGAAGCTACAACAgcccccaaaaaatggccaattTGAAGTTACACCAAACGAAAGGCAAAACATCATCCAgacagtgtttttttgtgttgcgaaAAAATAATGATACGATATCGTGACGCTTTAAATTAGctacaatttttatgtttattttaatgttactATCGTTGCCATTTTGATTGCGAGGCAGCGCCAATCTGCCTATCATCTTCAAATCTCGGCCAACCAATTTGTAGACACGGTTGcgcttcatttttgtttttttttcgttgcaccGTATCGACCGCTAATCGGAAGACGTTCTGTTACCAACCAATTATCgttgaaaatgaatatttatgtgGCAAATGTTTTGgcaaatggtggtggtgatgtaaTAAACAGAATGGCAAAGGTTTAGCATTTTACTTTTCACATTACGAAGCTCAAGGTTCAGTTTGGAGAAGGAATTTGAGCgaatacatttttatgatccatatcaaacaattgtttttaatagtttGATTTTGGTGCGAGTTTTTTGTTAAGCTgcagtttttgtaaaattattcgccttagactatcaattatattttattgtcttttattttaagttttttttatattcgattttttgttataagaGTTGTCTATTCAGCTATCCTCTATTCTTAGTTTAAATAGACAGTAAAAATGCCAGACGTTTGAACTAGTAGAGTCGTTATTTGAAGCACcataaaaattttttaaagaaaatgcaacatttgacattaaatattaacaaatcAATTATGAACTATATTCGGAATTTTTATAGTAGATtatagtaaaatatttatagtaagtgttttattcaaaatagCAATTTAGAAAACCACCAACATAGtaatttagaaataaaaatcattgctAAAAAAAGAGTACTAATTCCTACTAATTAATACTTCATTAGTAGGAATTATAGAACTTTAAACggctttaacaaaaaaaaatagaaagaactAAAGGAAGAAATTGTAAATCATTCTTCTCGTAAAATTGTAatcttttctttctattttatggttgatgaaaatatcaaattattttatttgaacattttttataattaaaatctaGATGGTTGTAACTTTGGAAAACCAAACGTAATAttgtttcagaaaaaaaataatataaaaatattacgctaattaaataaaatgtaaattgaaaaattaaaaaaaaagttaaaatgaTAATGTAAAAAAGTACATTAAATTAACTAAAGTTTTGTGCATATTACATACCTTTTGCTGTGAGACGTTCTTCTTTACACCTTCGCCTCAGCTTTTCTCTTTCGAAGTacgttttttatatatttcttaCAAACTTTATAGGACGCTTTTCTCACTTTAGACACAACATTGCATAATGTATAACACCTTATATTACACTAAATTCAATATATCACACCCACCGCGAAAGGATCTGTGCAAACGGGATAGAATTCACTTCACACTATTCACAATTAAAGCCACCGAGATTGGTGAGACTTTTTGACATTCAAAATTTGCAGACTAATTTACCAATATATTTACAAAAGCGCGAATACCTTCAGACCCATCATGATCGACACTTGGAGCTGGAAttaatcacacaaacacacacgattTCGTTTAATTCTGCTTGGCAAACTTCACTtcaaaaacactaacacactttcggtttatatttttgacatttcttttTAGTACACTTTCCACGTGACACACTGACACTTTTTCGCTACTGTTTGGAAATCATTCAAAAGCTAGAGCTCGATCAACACATCATTCGAAACTGCAAAGGAAGTGATCGGAgagggaaatgaaatttaGTAACATTCAAACGAAACCGTTACTAAATGCCTTCACACGGAAGGTCCCCCCCGATGTGTTTCGAtgacatttttaattatatttcacGGCGTTAATTATGAGTGCCCTTGAAGAGGAATCCCCGCACTAACTGTTTTTGGTGTCGTTAAGCACCACAACAGCATGTTCGAGAGGATTACATTGGAACACAGTCAAACACACCggatttgtttgcatttcatGAGTTTGAATTCTGCTTGTgcgtgtgggtgcgtttgtcAGCGTCACTTCCTTCCTGTCCTTCTGCAATAACTGTTCATCCGCGTACATCCGGTCATTCGGAAATCATTATGAAATCATCAGCTGATGAATTTGAGAGGACCGCGTACACGAAAAGTGCGTGAAAACAGATGACGGGGCCATAATTATCGTGCTGGAAACcggtttttagttttgctgtGTCGAACGGCGTGAGATGATCGATTGCTACGCTTATCTCCGGTGTAAACAAAGCTGAAGATAGCACGATTTGACAGCTTGTGTCAGAGCAAACGTCAGCTGATTGGGAAGCTAATCACGAGAGGACGAGAGATTAACCTTCGGATGGTGCCATAATGTTTCATAATTAACCGAAAGACAGCGTGGTAGTAGCCTGACCACTATTGCGTACGAGGTACGACATGCTCAAGTACCAAATGTGCTAtagaattatgaaaaaaagtCTCTCACCAATCGTGACAAATGCGGCATGAACAATGTGCAAGATCAGACAGCATGAGTTTTTCATCTGGTGACGTTCGTTCCACAAAGCTTCAAGTGCACTTATCAAAtccattaaaaaacaaaagatcctTTTTactctacacacacacatccacacgcACACTCATTGCCCACAATGCTAACGCACACTTGATCCATCCATCCCCCCCGCGTAAAAATCGGCGCATACACTTCCGCACTGTACACGCGTAATTGCGTACGAGAGCTGCTCTATCTCATGCCGCCTGGAGTGTGAAGGTGACAAAACTTCAATGAAATCAATGAACGCCAACTTCCCGGTCCGGAACGTCACATGCGCACGGTGGCCAAATTTGCTCTTTGGCTGCGTACTGCGTGTTGGAGAGAAACCGAGAGGAAAATGCGttattttcctcttcttttgcTTCCTGCGTTTCATAGTATTTCATACCATCGCTTGagcacaaccaaacaaaaaaaaggaactaaacACAGATCCACCCTTCGGCCCAAATGGGATCCCTTTTGGCGAACgtcaaaaaaacggaaggaacGGAACCCGATAGAAGGAAGAGCGCATTGTGACGCAGGAAGTTGCCGGATTGGAATGGGGGAACGGGAACGAAAGGTTAGGTGGTTCTTAAAGAGGAAATGCTGGTAAACGTACAGCAAAATCAAGGGGATGGTTGTTTCACGGATGGAAGATGGGTTTTGAAttggatgaaatttaaaaatagacaACCATCAGGAATTGCTCCAAATTCCTGTGTCATGTTTCTTACAGCTAAGCAAATTCTTCGTAATTTGCGTAATTTATACTACAAGCCGATACTTCAAATGCGAACCGATACTGAAGCCTGTATCATTTGTGATAAGAAAGACACGCGTAAGCGtaggaattttttttagagGCTTCTTCCAGCACCAAGGAGAGTCACAAACAAATAATCGTTCTCCCGATTGGAGAGAATTTCGTGCAAAAgtaatggaagaaaatattcGCACAGGCATATACACGcgcgcaaacacacaaactcgCACGCAGTGTGATGCACGTACGTTCCGGTTCTCTCTCCGGTAGCAGCTTCCGTGTGCTCAGGGTCACCGGTGTGTGTTGGTGGATGACAAAAGGAAGGGGATGGAGCAAAAACTAAATGGAGCAACGCACAGGAGattgtgttttgaaaaatactAATTTTGACACATCTGTCAGACTCTTGCAAAGGCTGCTACGATGTTGGTAAGTAAGGCTACGATTGGTTCGCATTGTTTTCGGGGAGCGATGCACTCAAAGCGTTACTTGATGCTGTGCTAACACACGCGGTCGGTGCTATTGTTATTTGGCGGctttagttttatttgatgCAGACACACGCACTCATCTTACTTCACTTCATAAACAAACTATTCGCTACTAAACGCTGCTGTATTATCACACTGCAAAGAAACCGCACTTTGCCGTGTTGCTCATGTTTCttcttcacacacacgcacagcgTATTTTCGATACAAATCAAACGCACTTTAAGACAGCTACAGCTTCCACACCCAGTTCAATCGTGTCTCGTGTTTGGCGATTGGTTTGTGtacaccaaaaaccattctcgCGCCGAATGAACTGAACCGAATCCGGTTGTGCGGTATTGTttcacacacaagcacatacacaccgtTCGTATATGCACTCCAAATCGGGCACAATAGAACCGAACAAACAGTTGACATACAGTGCGGCACAACACTGGCAAACGGGCACGTGCACCTTCTGTACGGACCGAGCTCACAATTCAAACTGAGAAGCAATCCTCATCCATCCAGCGTGTTGAAGAGAATCCAGCTGTGTGGTAACGTGAGCGAGAGCGTTTGATGCGTTCTCTCCGCTCTTCAAACTATCTGAGCTCTGAGCGAAATTTACATTGTTGAGCCTCACCAAAAAGGTGTACCCCGCGAACAAAAATCGGTAGTAATCGCAAACATCGCATCTTTCATTAAAAGTTCagtaaattttgatttaaaaaagcaTGATGATTTTTAGCTTAAGTTTTGGATAAAAACGCAATGAAAAGCTAAACATACGTGTATACATTATTAAACACGCAAAAGTACGGGGcaactttttttaagtaacACATTCGAGCACTTATTTCGAGCAgttatttcaatttacataaatttacCGTAGAACCAGTCCCCTGAGGACGTACTAAACTAAAATATGTTCAAGAGAAGaaaccaaaagaaacaaaataatgttgttggaaaaagtggaaaaacttGTTGTAGAGCATTTACACAAATATCACCTAAGATTCCAGCTAGAACCATGATAAACCCGTTCCAAAGGGATTAAGAAACGaagttttaaatgaaatgtatttaaacTGTACAGCTACAGCCATTAATTTTCATGCAGTTTGGAAGCTATAACTTGCAGATCGCTACAAGATCAATATTCTTCAACCTTTAAAGGAATATTTAAAGGATAAATATTCGTAATTGATTGGTGCAGTTTACTTTCATAATTTAATCTAACAACATTTCAGtgttaatattaaattatgttaaatgTTCTTTTAGTAGTATTCAAATCCAGATTTGATCTCATGACTTGTGGAATGTTACTATGGGAGCGACAAATTCGTAACGATCACGTGCTTCGCCGACACATGCCACGCATCGTATCGGCATGGGATCACTCTCGCACAAGGGGGTTGATTGAAGGATGAGAAATAGGTTGCCCCGGGATTAGATCACGCGATCGCACACTGGGACGGTATTTCGGATGCTGTTCGTAATTGTTGCTGAAATGTTGTTTCTATTAGTTGTAATTGCACGATTTGTTGCAATGGCCAAAGCTGTTGAACGATCGTCGAGGCTAAAGTTTAAGTGGCTGTGCCAAGCGTGTACAATGCAACATAATTAATGCATAAAAGTAAGTGCAGACTCAGGTGAATTCTCATGAAATGCTAATTAATTAAGCAATTAACCAgggtttaattttgtttctatgTTACTAAATTTTGTAGTTACGACGACTAACAAGTGTGTACTAGCAACAACTAAAATGTgactttttaataatttaaaggcttttttgtgaataaaacaGCAACGTTTGTACTTATCATCACAAATTCGTTGTTCAAAACTGTCGTAGAATTAAGTCGTCCTTCGTAAAGATACCACTTCATCACAATGTGCCATTTCCGGTTGAAACGTTCTCAACCTATCGACTTATGCCGTGTTCCGGTGTCAATTGATTGACACCTTCGAAAGAACTAATATTGATTCACTTATCGTCCGTCCGGGGCTCCTGATGACTGAAACACTGAAAAGAGCACGATGTCACAGTGCTGACTGCAGTTTTCCGGCTGTCAAGATGGCATCGGCCGTTCACCGATGCGCCCGTGTGATAAGCGTGTGCATCTGCAGTATGCAGTACCGTCTTCTGTGGCTGGAAGGGTAGCGGCAAAAGTGTACCATTTGCGAAACCGCGAGCTACTCCGCCGTGTCTCGAGTGCTACTACTACTCGCCTACCCGGAGGTAAGAATAAGCACGGTAACGTCGACAGCCAACCATTTTCCGTGTTTCCACCGCCGATCGAGTGCAATGTTTTGTCTGTGGTATGTCAGTGCCGGTGGAGGAAGATGGACGGGAGGATGGAAAAGGGCGGACGGAATGCAGGGCAGATATATGTCTGTTACACAAAAGGCACGAGAGTAGAGCACGGTGACGGCATCCGAAGTTTTCCACGCTGGTTTGGCCAAGTTCGAGCTTGCAGCCGCTTACAAATTGGTTCTCAACTCATTAGCCCGTACAAGTACGGCTTATAAACgtacgagtgtgtgtgtgtgtgtgtggattagAGAGTATGTGTTTGTCACGCGGGACAAATGACTCCAAAGAAACTGCATCCCAATTTTAGCAGCTGCAATGGCCGCTGCAACGGGGATGGTGGgaatgttggtggtggtgcatgtTTCGTTTCATCATAAAATATGCTCACCAGCAGTGAAGCAATTAACGATTCCAGCAATGAACTCGTGTTATGCCATGTCTGCAGTTGTACCGTACCCAAGTCATACACCAGAGCTCGGAGTGCGGAAAATGTGGTTTCTGTCGCACGGGTGTCATCGAGGTTGTGAAGCGCTCAATTGTGGTTCCATTTTAATCGGATTGGGTGATTCTTTTCGcttctttattttataatcATCTCTAGTCTTGATGCGTTTTCTATTGTCTTAATGCTTGCTGCAGATGCATCTGTCAAAACACGCGATCGATTTTCCGGTAGATCACTTccttatttgattttattttaagtagAAATGTACAACATCACACCTGGCagtaatttaaatcatttaatttcactctttaaacacattttcttAATTCACAATTTGTTGGCAATCATTTACAAGCCCTTCTTATCAACTACAGCTTCACACCCTTTTTCCCGCCACAACACAACGAAATTTCCAATGTTACACAATCACTATGCGCTTCTTTCAACGTCTTGATTTTCACTTATTTTTCTCTCCGGTtccacaaccaaaaaaaaaaaaaaataaacaagatcCCATGGAAGGGCTCTTTAttgatgatttttcttttaatttgctaACACAATTCGCGCGGTGAGTTAATTTTCCCTAAATTAAATGCCAGTGTGCTGGCATTGGAAGAGCAGCCGCAGCCTCCCGTTGCGACACCCCGGTTGGGTAATTTCACTTTCACGAACACTGGGCCAAAATGGGTGCGTGATTTGGTTTTACTACCGTCCGTCTGTGTTCGGTGGTTTACCGGTGTGATGATGCTTCGGACCGGAAGTAAATTTTCCAACCGCCGAGGAAGCTAGTAAGGGACCGCGTGCCCCAGCAGGCAGCCCATCGTTACAATCACGAATGTCGAACCGTGATTAGTGAACGCGCTTTGGGCTTATTTGTTcgggttttagttttttttgcttgtttgtatgatttttccttcttcaattTCAAGCTCCATGTGGATGTGGAAGTTTAGCGTATTGAGcgatgttttctattttccgtTCGTAGGCAATCATCATCACTACAAATACAGACTTATTGTTTGCGAGTGTGGTTTTAGTTGAGTTTGTCATCGTAAACATGCTTCCATAGAGGAACTTACAATGAAACAACAGTAATTGGatgtattttattatgttcCTGTTAGGTACGGTGCGAAACAGAGCTATTGTCGAGTTTTGCTGTTGCgttaaatgaaagaaagttTGTGCCAATTGTGCTAAtgattgatgttttgtttgattttgaaaatgtgtATTAATTTTGGGAGCTAATTGACGACATTCGCTCAATAGATGATGAGCtgcaataattaataaatataaaatgctacatttcTATACATAATAACTGTAAGATCTTGTCAATATCTGAATGTATGGTTCaaactgttttaaaatttccgtACAGTTGATAGACTTTTTACTATCTAGTGgcattaaaagtaaataagtaaagaaaaataaaaaagaagaaaagaaagaaaaaaataaagaaagaaagaaaaaaagaaacataaagaaagaaagaaagagagaaagaaagaaaaaaagaaagaaagaaagaaagaaaaaaagaaagaaagaaagaaagaaagaaataaataaatgaacaagTAAGTTATCAAGAGGAAATATAATTTACGTAATTTAAGCTGAGgttatataaaaaattgcAATGGATTAGACAGGAATCAttagtaaaaaatatattaaaaactgTACTATCAAATTGCCCTATCCTCACTAGGAGTTCGTGAGCCAGGTCGTTTGGTGTCATTCCCATGACATTATAAGTCAATACAAACAATTATACACATGAATAGCATTAACGGGATATGTCAACAAAAAGAATTACGTATGTAAGTATGACAATAACAAGCTGAAAGTAAAAAGAGAACTTTTAGTGTTATATTTGTTATACGTCTCAATAAATCATACCTTCCGAATAAGCGTGTAGTCAAAGTCGAATATACCTTTCGCTGTTAACTTCAACGGTGTGCGTACTAGTTGAGTCAAGAATAAATATCGCAGTGGAGCCATGGTCGAATCTTCTGAACAATCCATATCGAGCAGCGTTGCTTCTAGTGCATTCATTGCATTCTGATACGTTTTCGCGGCATTCATTAAAAAGCCTATGATTACCGGTGTTGGAACGAGACAGAATAATTGTacttgacaaaaaaaaacgaatgttttCAGATTACTTTTGAGTCTCATTTGTCTTATTACTGTTTTACTTACATTCAATACTTCCATTCTGCGACACCCACATCGCATACATCCAATAAAGATCGAATGCAATCTGAGCGAAGCTGCAGGCGATGTTTAATGCTTGCGAAAACCCAAACAGCTCGTTGATGGCCTCGTTTATCTGCCACAGCTCGCCGTAGAATGCGCGGCATGCTTCCATGTGCTCCGTTACGCCGAAGCGCTGCAAGCGGTCCAATCTGTTCTGCAATTGCCGTACATTGGCCGTCATCAGTAAGATGTGCAGCAGATGATACACGTGCCTAAAGTGACTGATTGTGTATGGGTATATGTTGTGCATCCAAAAATAGTGCCATTGCGAACCGTAAGCAACACCGTAGTACATCTGACGCTCAACTATTGCGCATACTGCTGTTATCACCAGAACGACGATGAAAAAGCGTAGCATAACACGGACTAGTTGGGTTCTTCCCATCAACCCGAGGCATGATCCATTCGCGGTGGCCAGATTGCGGTACCGTATCCAAATCGAGCGATGCGTTTCACAACCAAACCAGGAGTCGGCTAGCGTCACGCAAACCGTCAGCCAGCCGAAGACGAACTTGAAATAATTGTTCATCGCTTCTGTTAGGAGCAAGCCGTTGAAAAGCTTATCGTAGTTACGTTTAGCCATAACGCCACAAACCACTGTTAATGACAAATTAATTATCCACCAGATCGAGGTCGACCATCGATGATCTCCAATCGTAAGACCGGTGGTTTGTTGAAGGCTAATAGGAAAGATTATAAATCCAACCAGTTGAAATACCACCAAAAAACACGAGAAACACCCGAAACATCCGCCAACGATCATGCTCTTAACAGTTGCCATCGTGTACTGctaaaatggcaaacattgtgGAGATGTTCTAAATGGATGACCGTCATATTAGACATTAAAATTGCATCATGACGAATGTACTGTAAGCATGCGAATGTTTCATCAGCACTTCCCTCAAAATGGCTGAAGAACAATATTTAGTCTTCAGCAAGGATTGCGTTCCTATCAGTTCTTAAACAATGAACATTGTGTTGCCACTACTACCAACGAGACGACAACTTTTGTTTGTCGCTTTCGCCATGTTTAAATTGTTCGGATTCATACCGTTCCCGTTAGATTGCCACACGTTTAAGCCGAAATCGTGCAGCAACACTGGAACACTGTTCCATCTACCAATTCTACAAGTTGTCTTATACGCTTTCATCAACTGTATGATATTGAAGTATAGAGTACAAATCTTTTACACCAATCTGCAGATCCTGAATATTAACGACATACTAAAGTTTGGATCACTGATGTGGGCTGTATTAGCTATTTTCATTTGCACCATAGTACAGCGCAACACACATCgatgtttttgggaaatgttgaAAACTATTCGTGGCACTACGCGCAAGGAGTACGTTCAACGCTTCCGCACGCAATACCTGTGGAAGTTTTATGGTTACTTGGTGTTTAGTTCAATCGTCGAAGTGCAAGTGCTGTATACTATTCAGGATTCTCCGTCGGAAGTAGTATATTGGTTTGTGATGCTGTTCTTGAACGTCTTTCTTTGGATGCGTCATCTTTTCCACATTCTTTACATCGATTTACTCAAGATACATCTACAGCAGCTTGAATACGGGCTAGTGGAGATTAGAGACTATATGGACGATCTACATGTGCACCCGAAAGAGTCGGCCTTGTATCGGGAGATGTATGAACGTTGCATTAACCGTTTGTTGAAGTTAAAAACTGTGTACGGACAGCTGTGGGAGCTGAGTGACTGTATTAATCGTACCTTCGGTTGGTCACAGATCTATAGCTTTTCTGCAAATTTTGTACAACTTTCCTGCGATCTTTACTGGTGTTATATGTGCATCAAAGGATACAGCGATGGTGATCTTCAAAGTAATACTATTACCGTTGCAAATGGTGCacaatttttctttaacattcTTATTTTGTAATTAGGCACGCTCATTGAACTATTGCCAACATCATGTCTTATTGGGCTTTTGCTGAATTCTGCCGAAGCATGCCTTCGTGTGGTAGGTGTATAACCGATGCAGCATGATTAGTGACGATAACAGATGACTTTTACAAAATACTTCCAGACAACCGCACTTCAGTCAGCATTGCTGGAAATTCCCCACGAGAATGATCAAACCTTTCGAAAGATCATCTATCGCTTTGGTTTGCAGATCGCTCAGCAAAGAATTCGTCTGACAGCTTATGGACTGTTTGACATTAACTACTCACTCCTGAAAATGGTAAACGTGCATGAATGTTTCTCGTGTTAAAATATTCACcttattgcattttttatttcagttcGCTACGGGAATAACGACGTACATGatcatttttatcactttctCTAAAGAAATTAGTTTGGAGGAGTACGATAATAATTAACATTGTACGCCGACACGCCATCGTCAAATTAAACTTCATCGATCACAACATCAATGTTATCACAACACTCTGCTTCATTTGCGATGGCTTAATCAAGGTTTCTCACTTCTTTCAAACACAGTATTGCATCAAATTGTGCTAATAATGGAAAGCTTTTCCAAAGTGATCAGCTTCTACCAGATGCTCGCACTGCATTGGTTTAGTTCCAAACGAAATGAGGCCGTAAACTGTGAAACTATCTTCTTCATTACCTTCAACTTTTGCTTTGTGACTGTCCTTTTCTGCTGGATCTACTGGAACCCATCGTTGGTAATTTTCACCGACAGTCCGCTGGGCTATGTGGTGgattatttcaaat
Proteins encoded in this window:
- the LOC125760753 gene encoding uncharacterized protein LOC125760753 — translated: MATVKSMIVGGCFGCFSCFLVVFQLVGFIIFPISLQQTTGLTIGDHRWSTSIWWIINLSLTVVCGVMAKRNYDKLFNGLLLTEAMNNYFKFVFGWLTVCVTLADSWFGCETHRSIWIRYRNLATANGSCLGLMGRTQLVRVMLRFFIVVLVITAVCAIVERQMYYGVAYGSQWHYFWMHNIYPYTISHFRHVYHLLHILLMTANVRQLQNRLDRLQRFGVTEHMEACRAFYGELWQINEAINELFGFSQALNIACSFAQIAFDLYWMYAMWVSQNGSIECK
- the LOC125774973 gene encoding putative gustatory receptor 2a codes for the protein MNIVLPLLPTRRQLLFVAFAMFKLFGFIPFPLDCHTFKPKSCSNTGTLFHLPILQVVLYAFINCMILKYRVQIFYTNLQILNINDILKFGSLMWAVLAIFICTIVQRNTHRCFWEMLKTIRGTTRKEYVQRFRTQYLWKFYGYLVFSSIVEVQVLYTIQDSPSEVVYWFVMLFLNVFLWMRHLFHILYIDLLKIHLQQLEYGLVEIRDYMDDLHVHPKESALYREMYERCINRLLKLKTVYGQLWELSDCINRTFGWSQIYSFSANFVQLSCDLYWCYMCIKGYSDGDLQSTLIELLPTSCLIGLLLNSAEACLRVTTALQSALLEIPHENDQTFRKIIYRFGLQIAQQRIRLTAYGLFDINYSLLKMFATGITTYMIIFITFSKEISLEEYDNN